The following nucleotide sequence is from Methanococcus voltae.
CACTTCTGCAGGAATGGTTGGACGTATTGTAGGTTATAGTATAGCAAATGTTGGTTATGCGCACCCTTATTTCCATGCTTCAAAAAGAAGAAACTGCGATGGTGATGAAGACGCTTTCTTCTTACTATTGGATGCGTTTTTGAACTTCTCAAAAAAATTTTTGCCTGATAAAAGAGGTGGACAGATGGATGCACCTCTAGTATTAACAACATTGCTTGATCCGAAAGAGGTAGATGGTGAAGTTCACAACTTAGATACCTTATGGGAATATCCTTTAGAATTTTATGAGAAATCCATGGATATGCCAACACCTAAAGAAGTAAAAGATTTAATCGAAACGGTTGACGATAGACTAGGTACTGAAAAACAATATGAGGGCTTAGGTTATACTCACGAAACTACACGTGTAGATGAAGGTCCTTTAGTATGCTCTTATAAGACATTAGGGTCGATGTTTGAAAAAACAACTGCTCAACTCGAGATAGGTAAAAGAATTAGGGCAACAGATGAGCGAGATGTAGCCGAAAAGGTTATTCAGACACACTTTGTACCTGATTTAATAGGTAATTTAAGAGCTTTTTCGAGGCAAGGTGTACGTTGCAAATGCGGTGCAAAGTATAGGCGAATGCCCTTAAAAGGGACTTGTAAAAAATGTAACAGTAAATTAATATTAACTGTTTCAAAAGGTGCAGTTGAGAAATATATGGATGTTTCTCAATCAATGGCTGAAAAATATGAGGCAAGCGACTATATAAAACAGAGATTAGAGTTAATTCGTGAGGGAATTGATAGTTTATTCGTAAATGAAAGGAATAAACAATTTAGAATAGATGATTTCTTTAAATAATTCAAATTTATTTTTCTTTTATTTAATTATTTTTTTAAATATTTTTAAAATAGTATGTGATATATAGTATACAGCTACGTTTATTTTTGATTTATATTATTGTACTAAATATAAGATTTAAAATTTAAAAATAAAAAAAGTTTTAGACTTAAGAATACAAGTCTGATGGAATATTTTTATTATTTTGGTTAGTTAACCTATTTAACACTTCTTCAAAATCTTTTTCCGAAATTTCATCCAAATCTTCAATAATGGCTTTATGTAGTAACGGTTTTAATAATTTTTCTTTCAATACTCTTCCGTTCATACCTTCTGTTTTTTTAATATATTTTTTGAAATCCACTTTAACTTTTACAGGTAATTTTTTAGAGTATGTTTTTAATATTTCCAATCGTTCTTTTTCATCAGGTATTTTAAATAATATTTCTTCCTCAAACCTACTTCTAACTGCTAAATCTAACATATCTGGATTATTTGTAGCTGCAATGGTTATTACTCCTTCATTTTCATGAATACCATCTAATTCGGTTAATAGCGCATTCACAACTTCCGATACATCTCCTCGTAATGATTGATAATTCCTACTTAATGCTATAGCATCTATTTCATCAATAAAGATAATACATGGTTTGTTTGTTGCAGCTTCTTCATATAATCTTTTTATAACTTTGGAACTATCTCCAACATGTTCCCCAATTAACTCAGTAGCCTTTATTAACTTTAAATTGCTTTCAGTTTGGGATGCCAAAGCTCTCGCTAACATAGTTTTCCCAGTACCTGGTGGACCATAGAATAATATATTTTTTGGCGACCATTCCCCAAATATTTCTGGTTTTTCCAAATATTTCATTATTATTTTACATTTCTTTTTAGCTTGTTCCTGGCCTATAATTTCTTCAAAGTAGGTTTTTTTAACATTTTTAATTTCGTTTTGAATAGGCGTGTTTAATTTGTATATTGTTTCTTTTGTTGTAATTTCCCCGTCTTTCGGGTATAGGGATAAAATTTTAAAGGCATAATCGGGAATAATACTATTATCGAATAAGTAATCCCCTTCTTTGATTATTTCATTTTCCCATTGATCTCTAGCATAATGGTTAAATAATTTACCATCATCCACAGTAACTTTAATATTTTCCCCATTTATCTTAATTGGAAATCCAACAGGTTCTAAAATAACGTATTTAATACCTATGTTATTTTCTGACGGTTCAACAATTTTTTGAGGGTTTGATTTTAATTTAATGCTGTTAAATGTTATATTTTTCATAAATACACCTCATTAGAGGTTGGTAATTTTAAATTTTAGCTTATTATTTAAATTTTGGATAAATTTTAATAAATCTTAACCTTGAACTATTTATTATATTTACTCTATTATATATAGATTGGCTAATTTGTAATTTGTATATTGTTTCTGTTATATTTGGATAGTATATTATACTAATAAATTGATAATTTATTTATGATTTAAAATTAGAAATAAAATTATTAATATTACAATAACATATACTATAATTTGTTAACTCATAATTATAGAATTAATAATATTTACAAATTAAATCTTATATTTATTCATACATTCATTCGTTTTAAATATTAATTGAATATTTAAACTACTTGTAAGTGAGATTGGGACAATGATTGATAATTCAATTTTAATATGGGTATTTTTTATATTTTTATTCATTTATCCGCAAATGATATTTAAATATCGATTATTACAGAGATATAATAAAATAAAGCAACTAGAAGTTAGTAGGGGTTCTAGGGTAATTGTAATGATACACAGGCAAGAGCAACTTGCATTGTTTGGACTACCCCTCTATAAATTTATAAGTATAGAAGATAGTGAAGAAGTTTTAAGGGCCATACGTTTAACACCTGATGATATGCCTATAGACTTAATATTACATACTCCAGGGGGTCTGGTTCTTGCAAGTGAACAAATAGCATCTGCTTTAATGGAACACAAGGCTAAAACAACTGTTATTATACCTCACTATGCTATGAGTGGTGGTAGCCTTATTGCACTGGCTGCTGACGAGATTATAATGGATAAAAATGCAGTAATGGGCCCCGTTGATCCACAGATTGGTCAGTATCCTGCGGCTTCCATATTAAGTGTTCTAGATAAAAAATATATTTCAGAAATAGACGATGAGACATTAATACTGGCAGATATCTCTAAAAAAGCTATAAATCAAGTTAAAGACTACGTTTGCCATATTTTGAAAAATAAAGTTGGATTAGAAAAAGCTAAACAACTTTCAGAAATCTTAGCAACTGGAAAATGGACGCATGATTATCCATTATATATTGAAAAGTTACAAAATTTAGGCGTTGCTATAAATACAAAAGTTCCTGCAGAAATATATAATTTATTTGATTTATATCAACAATCATCAAACCAACGACCTTCTGTTCAATATATACCTGCCCCATATGGCTCAAATAAAGAGTCTAAAAAATCAAGTGAAAGTCTTGTCAAATCAATATCTAAACTGTTAAATACTAAATAATATCATATGGTGATTTACATATTTCACCATATAAATATTGTATCTTAAATCTAAAAAAAATTAATACAAAGGTATTTTTTTATGAGCAATGTGAATAACGATTTTGAAGAGAACTACTACGAAAATTTAAGTAATAATGTTATTAGAAGAGAATTTCCAAAAGTTACAATATTGGACAATTTAAATGAAGATATTGGGAAAAAT
It contains:
- a CDS encoding SDH family Clp fold serine proteinase, with product MIDNSILIWVFFIFLFIYPQMIFKYRLLQRYNKIKQLEVSRGSRVIVMIHRQEQLALFGLPLYKFISIEDSEEVLRAIRLTPDDMPIDLILHTPGGLVLASEQIASALMEHKAKTTVIIPHYAMSGGSLIALAADEIIMDKNAVMGPVDPQIGQYPAASILSVLDKKYISEIDDETLILADISKKAINQVKDYVCHILKNKVGLEKAKQLSEILATGKWTHDYPLYIEKLQNLGVAINTKVPAEIYNLFDLYQQSSNQRPSVQYIPAPYGSNKESKKSSESLVKSISKLLNTK
- a CDS encoding AAA family ATPase; translation: MKNITFNSIKLKSNPQKIVEPSENNIGIKYVILEPVGFPIKINGENIKVTVDDGKLFNHYARDQWENEIIKEGDYLFDNSIIPDYAFKILSLYPKDGEITTKETIYKLNTPIQNEIKNVKKTYFEEIIGQEQAKKKCKIIMKYLEKPEIFGEWSPKNILFYGPPGTGKTMLARALASQTESNLKLIKATELIGEHVGDSSKVIKRLYEEAATNKPCIIFIDEIDAIALSRNYQSLRGDVSEVVNALLTELDGIHENEGVITIAATNNPDMLDLAVRSRFEEEILFKIPDEKERLEILKTYSKKLPVKVKVDFKKYIKKTEGMNGRVLKEKLLKPLLHKAIIEDLDEISEKDFEEVLNRLTNQNNKNIPSDLYS